In Leptospira sp. WS58.C1, a single genomic region encodes these proteins:
- a CDS encoding GNAT family N-acetyltransferase, with protein MSEKVLEIRSILPQNREAAIELVNQFFRMVNKLPLDGLFKIRPRAAAKMVDIYLKLRATDKVLFIGGFLGEELVSLLIARVEEKPYLIEEKNLFIDLAVTKQGKRKSGYMKPLVEETFRYAKEKGILAVELRAISENKGAVEFWKKMGFDPFYVRFRKSVK; from the coding sequence ATGTCTGAAAAAGTTTTGGAGATAAGGTCCATTCTCCCCCAAAATAGGGAGGCTGCCATTGAATTGGTAAATCAATTTTTTAGAATGGTCAATAAACTCCCTTTAGACGGATTATTCAAGATCCGCCCTAGAGCGGCCGCTAAAATGGTGGATATTTATCTAAAACTCCGGGCTACAGACAAAGTATTATTCATCGGCGGGTTTTTAGGAGAAGAGCTAGTCTCCCTTCTCATTGCTAGAGTAGAAGAAAAACCGTATCTCATTGAGGAGAAAAATTTATTCATAGACTTGGCAGTTACCAAACAAGGCAAAAGAAAGTCCGGTTATATGAAACCTCTCGTCGAAGAAACGTTTCGTTACGCAAAAGAAAAAGGGATCTTAGCGGTAGAATTGAGAGCGATCTCAGAGAACAAGGGAGCTGTGGAATTCTGGAAGAAGATGGGATTCGATCCGTTTTATGTGAGATTTAGGAAATCAGTGAAGTGA
- a CDS encoding glycine--tRNA ligase — MEKKETLDSSLKDIVSVCKRRGFVYPGSEIYGGLSNTFDYGPYGAELLHNLKRLWWKYFVHLREDVVGLDSSILLNPKVWEASGHVSNFNDPLIDCKNCKTRIRADKFLEDQKGEGAATGLTLEKMNEVIKAGNFACPNCGNRGTFTEARDFNLMFKTSHGASAEDSQDIYLRPETAQGIFINFKNVISTTRNKIPFGIAQIGKSFRNEIMARQFVFRTREFEQMEMEFFCEPGTQKEWFSHWVDYCLKFLIDHVGLKKENLKVREHEKEELSFYSEATSDIEYKYGFGWGELWGIASRTDYDLSQHEKFSGEDLKYQDQAANKKYVPYVVEPALGLNRLFLAVVSDAYAEEKLPDGETRTVLRFAPQVAPVKIGIFPLMKKDGLPELAKSIYTNLSSLGNLEYDEGGAIGKRYRRQDEIGTPYCITVDYDSLKDKTVTVRERDSMSQERISIDSLKSYFADKIL, encoded by the coding sequence ATGGAGAAAAAAGAAACCCTAGATTCCTCTCTCAAGGATATCGTATCCGTTTGTAAAAGAAGAGGATTTGTTTATCCCGGATCCGAAATTTACGGAGGACTTTCCAATACCTTCGACTATGGCCCTTACGGCGCCGAACTTCTCCATAACTTAAAAAGACTCTGGTGGAAATATTTTGTCCACTTAAGAGAAGACGTTGTAGGATTGGATTCTTCCATCCTTCTGAACCCGAAAGTTTGGGAAGCGTCCGGACATGTTTCCAATTTTAACGATCCGCTCATCGATTGTAAAAATTGTAAAACCAGGATCAGAGCCGACAAATTTTTGGAAGACCAAAAAGGAGAAGGCGCCGCCACAGGATTGACCTTAGAAAAAATGAACGAGGTCATCAAGGCGGGAAATTTTGCCTGTCCAAACTGCGGCAACAGAGGAACTTTCACGGAAGCCAGGGATTTCAACCTGATGTTCAAAACTTCTCATGGAGCTTCCGCAGAAGATTCACAGGATATTTATCTTCGCCCGGAAACCGCTCAAGGTATATTTATCAATTTCAAAAATGTTATCTCCACGACCAGGAACAAGATCCCATTCGGTATCGCGCAGATCGGTAAATCTTTCCGTAACGAGATCATGGCAAGACAGTTCGTATTCCGAACCAGGGAGTTCGAACAAATGGAGATGGAATTCTTCTGCGAACCGGGAACCCAAAAAGAATGGTTCTCTCACTGGGTTGACTATTGCCTTAAATTTTTGATCGATCATGTGGGCCTTAAAAAGGAAAACTTGAAAGTCAGAGAACATGAAAAGGAAGAACTTTCCTTTTACAGCGAAGCCACTTCCGATATAGAATACAAATACGGATTCGGATGGGGTGAACTTTGGGGGATCGCATCCAGAACGGACTATGACCTTTCCCAACATGAAAAATTTTCCGGAGAAGATCTGAAATACCAGGACCAGGCCGCCAACAAAAAGTATGTGCCTTATGTAGTAGAGCCTGCACTCGGCTTAAACCGTTTATTCTTGGCGGTCGTTTCTGACGCGTATGCGGAAGAAAAACTGCCGGACGGCGAAACAAGAACAGTTCTTCGTTTTGCTCCTCAGGTAGCCCCGGTGAAGATCGGGATTTTTCCCCTCATGAAAAAAGACGGACTTCCCGAACTTGCGAAATCGATCTATACAAACCTATCTTCTTTAGGGAACTTAGAATACGATGAAGGCGGCGCTATCGGAAAAAGATACCGTAGACAAGACGAGATCGGAACCCCTTATTGTATCACGGTAGATTACGATTCTCTAAAGGACAAAACTGTCACCGTAAGGGAAAGAGACAGTATGTCTCAAGAAAGGATCTCGATCGATTCTTTGAAGTCTTACTTTGCGGATAAGATCCTTTAA